A region of the Candidatus Hydrogenedentota bacterium genome:
CTTTCTGACCATGCGCTTTCCCTCGAAAGTTGACAGGCGCCCGAAATACGGGCACCGTCCAACCGTCGGCAGGTCTTCGGGCTCACAGGCGGGGCCGTGGGGCCGCCTACTGGGCGCCGCTTCCCAGTCCCCCTACGGGGGGGGCCAGTGCGTTACTTGCGCCGTTCGTTCCTGATTACCGCTGCGGGGCAGCTCCGGACTCGCACCGGATTCCCTCTTGGCGTTTGCGCGGCAGACACCGCGCCCACGAACCGACTGGGGACAATGATAACAGAGCCCTTCGGGGGAGTCAAAAGGGCGGCGCGGGCTTGTCTGGGCGGGACAGGCTATTTGGCGTGGTCTTTCAGCGCGTCGCGGAGGACCGGCTCGAAGGCGTCCGCCATCCGCACAAAGCCCAGATCGGTGGGGTGGCCCCCGTCCACGGTGGCCTCGCCGTCATTGCCCAGGAGCGGTTCCCCGGCGATGAGGGTGATGCCGGGAAACCCGTCCGCGACCAGGCGTTCATAGGCGGCGCGGACCGCCGCGCTCTTTTCCAGATGTCCCGCGCGGGCGTGGGGGAGGAAAGCGCCGGCCTGGTGCGCGGTGCATTCGACCAGCACGATGGGGGTTGTTGGCCGGGCCCCGCGCAGGGCGCGGAGGAAGGGTTCGGCGCGTTCGGTGATCATTTCCGGCGTCATGTTCGCGGCGCAGTCAATGACGTACACGGCGGCGTCCAGCTCCGCGAGGAGCGCGCCGATTTCCGGGTCCATCGTGCCGTTGCCCGAGAAGCCCAGGTTGATGACGGGCCGGTCCAGCCTGCGGCCGAGGATGGCGGTGTGCGCCATGCCGGGCCGCGAGGCGCACCCGCCCTGGGTGATGGAGGTGCCGTAGAAGACCATGGGCTTTTCCATGCCTTCGGGCCGCGCGGGCAGCGGGGCTATGTCCGCCTCCGGCGGCACACCGATCTCCAGCTTGTCCACGCCGTTATAGAGGGGCAGGTAGAGCAGGTACTCGTGGGTCCCCTCCGGAATGTTGTCGGCGAGGAGGGCCTGCGTGGTCTGCGCGGTGGGCCGTCCGTTGGCCAGCCAATGCCAGGCCCCGTTGATTTTCACATAGAGGTCGAGGCCGCTGACCCCGGTGGCGGGCATGTGCGGCATGGCCAGACTGTCCGAGGAGACGGTCCACCGGGCGCCGATTTTCCGAGCGTTTGTCGTGAAGCCCGCGCAGATGCCCGCGGAATGGGTGCTGAGCCGCCACACGGGGTCCCGCACCACGCCATTGGCCCGCGCGGGCAGCCGGTGCCAGGGCTTCTCCGTGTCCGCCCAGCCCTTCCCCTCGACC
Encoded here:
- a CDS encoding SGNH/GDSL hydrolase family protein, coding for MDKPATRRIRLIAAMGLGFLFGWLAASPTAADLISRLDPNMAVRDPGGEWLWHDAAALRVEGKGWADTEKPWHRLPARANGVVRDPVWRLSTHSAGICAGFTTNARKIGARWTVSSDSLAMPHMPATGVSGLDLYVKINGAWHWLANGRPTAQTTQALLADNIPEGTHEYLLYLPLYNGVDKLEIGVPPEADIAPLPARPEGMEKPMVFYGTSITQGGCASRPGMAHTAILGRRLDRPVINLGFSGNGTMDPEIGALLAELDAAVYVIDCAANMTPEMITERAEPFLRALRGARPTTPIVLVECTAHQAGAFLPHARAGHLEKSAAVRAAYERLVADGFPGITLIAGEPLLGNDGEATVDGGHPTDLGFVRMADAFEPVLRDALKDHAK